From a region of the Nonlabens dokdonensis DSW-6 genome:
- a CDS encoding recombinase family protein yields MKKYKTAVGYLRISSESQKDGSSIEEQKLSIKSFCTNQGIVLLELYVDTFSGKTFNRPEFENSFKYLKDNRNDVDLFLTKKADRFTRGLKTGLEAFDEISELGIEVNFVDEWIENIQSPQGQMLMHLKFTFAEYERACIYERTRAGERRALQSGRYTKTPPLGYSRGTISRGEFIGKKGMVPNEKAPLVKELFEDYSTGLYNQRELLTKFRAKGLKTSKSAISVILSNPLYAGIIDLKRYETSPFTQIKGCHQPIITEDLFLKVQRIKQGKNKNKKKIRGKNPLFPLNTFLYCSSCGSPMRGSTSNNGKKRNKTTWYNYYRCANNCGESYTPEEIHSKFLSALASIKPSAEVIELFRHILIDNYKTNSRNRIKMLSNINKQIEEVEKLQLSLTDKFARDLLSNEIYQKAITATEYDINKLKTEREQLGDYQDGLDKYVRFGLNIFVSLDYYYKNASIEVKTKLLSSYFNDKLYFDKNKFRTLPFVNIINLICNKNKGFQQLNKKKGANKNINSLVVARTGLEPATFGL; encoded by the coding sequence ATGAAAAAATATAAAACCGCAGTAGGCTACCTACGCATAAGCTCAGAAAGTCAGAAGGATGGTTCTTCAATTGAGGAGCAAAAGCTAAGTATAAAAAGTTTTTGTACGAATCAAGGAATAGTATTATTAGAATTATATGTAGACACATTTTCAGGTAAAACATTTAATCGACCAGAATTTGAAAATTCATTTAAATATTTAAAGGATAATCGAAATGATGTGGATCTGTTTTTAACAAAAAAAGCTGACAGATTTACTAGAGGCTTGAAAACAGGATTAGAAGCATTTGATGAAATTTCAGAATTAGGGATTGAAGTTAATTTTGTAGATGAATGGATTGAAAACATTCAATCTCCTCAAGGGCAAATGCTTATGCATTTAAAATTTACGTTTGCTGAATATGAAAGAGCTTGTATTTATGAAAGGACGAGAGCAGGTGAAAGAAGAGCATTACAGAGCGGAAGATATACTAAAACTCCACCTTTAGGGTACAGCAGAGGAACTATTTCCAGAGGAGAGTTTATCGGGAAAAAAGGAATGGTTCCGAATGAGAAAGCTCCATTAGTTAAAGAACTTTTTGAAGACTACTCCACTGGATTATACAATCAGAGAGAGCTACTAACTAAATTTAGAGCTAAAGGTCTGAAAACTTCAAAAAGTGCAATAAGCGTTATACTTTCAAATCCTCTTTACGCAGGAATAATTGACTTAAAAAGATACGAGACTTCGCCTTTTACCCAGATCAAAGGATGTCATCAGCCAATTATAACGGAAGATCTATTCCTAAAAGTTCAGAGAATCAAGCAAGGCAAAAACAAGAATAAAAAGAAAATTAGAGGTAAAAATCCACTATTCCCCTTAAACACCTTTCTCTACTGTAGCTCATGCGGTAGTCCTATGAGAGGAAGCACAAGTAATAATGGTAAAAAAAGAAATAAGACAACTTGGTATAATTATTACAGATGTGCAAATAATTGTGGTGAGTCATATACTCCCGAAGAAATTCACTCTAAATTCCTATCTGCCTTGGCGTCTATTAAACCCTCAGCGGAAGTTATAGAACTTTTTCGTCATATCCTCATAGACAATTACAAAACCAATTCTCGGAATAGAATAAAAATGCTATCTAACATTAATAAACAAATTGAAGAGGTTGAAAAATTACAATTGTCCCTCACAGATAAATTTGCACGAGATTTGCTTTCTAACGAAATATATCAGAAAGCTATAACAGCAACTGAATATGATATCAACAAGTTAAAAACGGAAAGAGAACAGCTGGGAGACTATCAAGATGGCTTAGACAAATACGTAAGATTTGGCTTAAACATATTTGTCAGCCTAGACTATTATTACAAAAATGCTTCAATAGAGGTTAAAACGAAATTGCTAAGTTCGTACTTTAACGATAAGTTATATTTTGATAAAAATAAATTCCGAACCTTACCCTTTGTTAATATCATCAACCTCATTTGCAATAAAAACAAGGGTTTCCAACAATTAAACAAAAAAAAAGGAGCTAATAAAAATATTAACTCCTTGGTAGTAGCGAGGACTGGACTCGAACCAGCGACCTTCGGGTTATGA
- a CDS encoding CPXCG motif-containing cysteine-rich protein, producing the protein MIEHYFMCPHCWQEISMLLDPAYSQTYVEDCEVCCNPIEIQVAFEEGELTSFEARELGQ; encoded by the coding sequence GTGATAGAACATTATTTTATGTGTCCGCATTGCTGGCAAGAGATTTCTATGTTGTTAGATCCTGCTTATTCACAAACTTATGTAGAAGACTGTGAAGTATGTTGCAACCCTATTGAAATACAAGTGGCTTTTGAAGAAGGCGAATTGACGAGTTTTGAGGCAAGGGAATTAGGCCAATAA
- a CDS encoding TolC family protein, protein MSKLVYSLGVLMCLAFAKAYSQQPIESVLSKEDAVKLMLENNYGIKIAENTTKIAENNSGILNSGYLPSLQGTAGASKDENDSRTDFNGALDQNGDPRPDIEINDAQTTQYNAGLNLNYTLFDGLGRLYNYKRLQEQFALSQLEARSTIETTTVQLMSVYLEVARITENVKVFEQNLEISKKREERAQYQFEYGQANKLEVLNAQVDINTDSINIMNSLQQLRNTKRDLNLLLNRELNASFAVDTTVTLQSLLVIDSFLEKVPENNVRLLQSETSLQISDYDIKTTRALLLPRIGLTGSYGWNRTENPPSAFFPATTRTASNVAIGANLTWDIFDGGSSINNLRNAKIAYENEALFKSQMEQEVARDVANAKGNYMNALAIYRMQEQNVLTNKSNFERTQEQFKLGQVSSVEFRQAQVNLLNAETVKNLAKYDAKLAEYQLLQLAGQILNVAL, encoded by the coding sequence ATGAGTAAGCTGGTTTATAGTTTAGGTGTTTTGATGTGTCTCGCTTTCGCGAAAGCGTACTCACAACAACCTATTGAAAGCGTTTTAAGCAAAGAAGATGCTGTAAAATTAATGTTAGAAAACAACTACGGCATCAAAATCGCAGAAAACACCACCAAAATCGCAGAGAATAACTCTGGAATCTTGAATTCTGGGTACTTGCCATCGTTGCAAGGAACGGCAGGAGCGTCAAAAGATGAGAACGATTCTAGAACAGATTTTAACGGCGCACTAGATCAAAACGGTGATCCTCGACCAGATATAGAAATTAACGATGCCCAAACCACGCAGTATAATGCGGGACTTAATTTGAATTATACTTTATTTGATGGTTTAGGACGTTTGTACAATTACAAGAGGCTTCAAGAGCAGTTTGCTTTGAGTCAGCTAGAAGCTCGATCTACTATTGAGACAACTACAGTACAATTAATGAGCGTATATCTGGAAGTTGCACGCATCACAGAGAACGTTAAGGTTTTTGAACAAAATTTGGAAATTTCTAAAAAACGTGAGGAACGTGCTCAATACCAATTTGAATATGGACAAGCTAATAAGTTAGAAGTTCTTAATGCGCAAGTAGATATAAATACCGATAGCATTAATATCATGAATTCTTTGCAGCAGTTGCGCAATACAAAAAGAGATTTAAACTTATTACTGAATCGTGAGTTAAATGCCAGCTTTGCAGTAGATACTACCGTAACATTACAAAGCTTGCTGGTAATCGATAGTTTTCTAGAAAAAGTACCTGAGAATAACGTACGACTATTACAGTCAGAAACCTCATTGCAAATAAGTGATTACGATATCAAAACTACTAGGGCGTTATTGTTACCTAGAATAGGTTTAACCGGAAGTTATGGGTGGAATAGGACGGAGAATCCGCCTAGTGCGTTTTTTCCAGCGACTACTCGTACAGCTTCTAATGTTGCTATAGGAGCAAATTTGACTTGGGATATTTTTGATGGTGGTAGTTCAATAAACAATTTGCGCAATGCAAAAATTGCTTACGAAAATGAAGCTCTTTTTAAAAGTCAGATGGAGCAAGAAGTAGCAAGAGATGTAGCCAATGCAAAGGGAAATTACATGAACGCTCTTGCCATCTATAGAATGCAAGAGCAAAACGTGTTGACTAATAAAAGTAATTTTGAACGTACACAAGAACAATTCAAACTAGGACAGGTTTCTAGTGTGGAATTTAGGCAGGCCCAAGTAAACCTCTTAAATGCTGAAACGGTAAAGAATCTTGCAAAATACGACGCAAAATTAGCAGAATACCAGTTGCTTCAATTAGCTGGACAGATCCTAAATGTAGCATTGTGA
- a CDS encoding efflux RND transporter permease subunit, which translates to MRKVIAYFIKHHVAVNVVIAAFVIFGVLGVLSLKSSFFPLVDSKIITINVIYPGASPQEIEEGVVLKIEDNLKGIEGIDRVTSASRENSGTITVEIIKGYDIDFMLLEIKNAVDRVPSFPVGMEPLVVAKQENARPTIVFSLSGKNVPLKTLKQLARDVENDLRGIDGISQISIAGYPDEEIEIAVNENTLLGYNLTFQEVADAVAASNILTTGGNIKTNTEEYLIRANNRSYYGDELSFVPVRTLADGSTVYLKDVAEIRDRFSETPNASYFNEERSVNITVTSTNSEDLIVSADKVKEYIEEYNQRSSNVELNVVRDLSITLNQRTALLTENAIVGMLLVLLFLSIFLNTRLAFWVAFGLPIAFLGMFIFAGQFDVTINVLSLFGMIIVIGILVDDGIVIAENIYQHYEDGKSPVQAAIDGTMEVIPPILSAIITTILAFSTFLFLDGRIGEFFSEVSVIVILTLTVSLVEALIILPAHLAHSKALKPRSDQPKKGIARLFQKMRVVNDYGDKAMNWMRDTVYAPALRFTIKYKLLAFSFFLSALLLTIGSVQGGIVGVTLFPSISSDQVSVNLSMPNGTAESITDSIISSIEEKAKIVNKELTKEYLTDEKYGDTVQLFENIIKAQTSSSSASLSINLLPGETRPEELKSPIVANRLRELVGTIPGAETLTFGSGGNFGGSPVAVSLLSNDISELKAATEDFKEILSRNPLLKDIEDNDPAGIKEINLELNDNAFALGLNSREIMSQVRAAFFGREAQRFQRGQDEIRVWVRYDRENRSSIKDLDEFRITTPTGDKVPLRDVASYTIKRGDVVINHLEGRREILISADMKDPNQSATDILEDIRTNIIPDLQKKYPTISPNYLSGQAREAEKISSSAGFIFPIVLLLIYFVIAFTFRSGTQPIMLILLIPFSFIAVAWGHWIHGFPVNILSMLGIIALIGIMVNDGLVLIGKFNSLIKSGLQFDEALFEAGKSRFRAIFLTSLTTVAGLAPLLLEKSRQAQFLKPMAISISYGIGIATLLTLLLLPLFLSFGNNIKVWIHWLKTGEKIEKTEVTSIAKEQQALEEYENE; encoded by the coding sequence ATGAGAAAAGTAATAGCTTATTTCATAAAACATCATGTTGCTGTAAATGTTGTTATTGCTGCATTTGTGATATTTGGAGTTCTAGGAGTTTTATCATTAAAGTCTTCCTTTTTTCCATTAGTTGACTCTAAAATCATAACTATAAATGTGATTTATCCTGGAGCATCACCACAAGAAATTGAAGAAGGTGTGGTGCTTAAGATTGAGGATAACCTAAAAGGGATCGAAGGTATTGATCGTGTGACATCTGCATCACGAGAGAATTCTGGAACCATTACCGTAGAAATTATCAAAGGCTATGATATCGATTTCATGCTGCTAGAGATTAAAAATGCAGTAGATCGAGTACCATCATTTCCTGTTGGTATGGAACCTCTAGTAGTTGCCAAACAAGAAAATGCAAGACCTACGATCGTTTTTTCTTTAAGTGGAAAAAATGTGCCACTTAAAACGCTTAAGCAGCTAGCACGAGATGTAGAAAATGATTTAAGAGGTATTGATGGTATTTCACAAATTTCTATCGCTGGTTATCCAGATGAAGAAATTGAGATTGCAGTAAATGAAAATACACTTTTAGGGTATAATCTCACCTTTCAAGAAGTAGCAGATGCTGTTGCTGCATCAAACATCTTGACCACTGGTGGTAATATCAAAACAAATACGGAGGAGTATTTAATAAGAGCTAACAATAGAAGTTATTATGGTGATGAACTAAGTTTTGTGCCAGTAAGAACTCTTGCAGACGGCTCAACCGTTTATTTAAAAGACGTTGCTGAAATCAGGGATCGCTTTTCAGAAACACCTAATGCTTCCTATTTTAATGAAGAACGATCTGTAAATATTACGGTAACAAGTACTAACTCTGAAGATCTAATTGTTAGTGCAGATAAGGTAAAAGAATATATTGAAGAGTACAACCAGCGTTCAAGTAATGTAGAGTTAAACGTAGTTCGAGATTTATCAATTACGCTTAATCAACGTACTGCATTACTTACTGAGAATGCAATAGTAGGAATGCTATTAGTATTATTGTTTCTTTCTATATTTTTAAATACAAGACTAGCCTTTTGGGTTGCTTTTGGTTTACCTATTGCTTTTTTGGGAATGTTCATATTTGCTGGCCAATTTGATGTGACTATAAATGTTCTTTCTTTGTTTGGGATGATCATCGTTATCGGTATTCTCGTGGATGACGGTATCGTGATTGCAGAGAATATTTATCAACATTATGAAGATGGTAAAAGTCCAGTACAAGCGGCTATTGATGGTACAATGGAAGTTATACCACCTATCCTAAGCGCTATTATTACGACTATTCTTGCTTTTTCTACCTTTCTATTTCTGGATGGTAGAATAGGAGAGTTCTTTAGTGAGGTTTCGGTAATTGTTATTTTAACCTTAACCGTTTCTCTAGTTGAGGCGCTTATTATTTTACCTGCTCACTTAGCTCATTCTAAAGCCTTAAAACCTAGATCAGATCAGCCTAAAAAAGGTATCGCTCGATTATTCCAGAAAATGCGCGTTGTCAACGATTATGGTGATAAAGCTATGAACTGGATGAGAGATACAGTGTATGCTCCAGCACTGCGATTTACTATAAAGTATAAATTATTGGCTTTCTCATTTTTTCTTTCGGCGTTGTTACTTACGATAGGCTCTGTACAAGGTGGAATTGTAGGTGTGACACTTTTTCCTAGTATTTCTAGTGATCAGGTATCGGTTAATCTCTCCATGCCTAATGGAACAGCAGAAAGTATCACTGATTCTATTATTTCTTCAATAGAAGAGAAAGCAAAAATCGTTAATAAGGAACTTACTAAAGAATATTTAACTGATGAGAAGTACGGCGATACCGTTCAGCTTTTTGAGAATATTATCAAAGCACAAACATCTTCTTCATCAGCGAGTTTATCGATCAATTTACTACCAGGAGAGACGAGGCCAGAAGAATTAAAATCACCTATTGTAGCAAATCGTTTGAGAGAGCTTGTAGGCACTATTCCTGGCGCAGAAACGTTGACCTTTGGTTCTGGTGGTAACTTTGGAGGTAGTCCAGTAGCGGTTTCTCTATTAAGCAACGACATCAGCGAATTAAAAGCTGCGACAGAAGATTTTAAAGAAATATTGAGTCGCAATCCTTTGCTTAAAGATATTGAAGACAACGATCCTGCTGGTATAAAAGAAATCAATCTTGAACTTAATGATAATGCATTTGCCTTAGGTCTCAATTCGCGCGAAATCATGTCTCAAGTAAGAGCCGCTTTCTTCGGTAGAGAAGCCCAGCGTTTCCAACGAGGACAAGACGAGATCAGAGTTTGGGTGCGATACGATAGAGAAAACCGTAGCAGTATTAAAGATCTGGATGAGTTTAGAATTACTACACCTACAGGAGATAAAGTACCATTGCGTGATGTAGCGAGCTATACGATCAAGAGAGGTGACGTGGTCATCAATCACTTAGAAGGAAGACGCGAGATTTTGATCAGTGCAGATATGAAAGATCCTAATCAAAGCGCTACTGACATTCTGGAGGATATAAGAACTAACATCATTCCAGATTTACAGAAAAAATATCCTACCATATCTCCTAATTATCTAAGTGGACAAGCACGAGAAGCCGAAAAGATAAGCAGCAGCGCTGGTTTTATTTTTCCTATTGTACTATTACTCATTTATTTTGTGATTGCCTTTACTTTCCGTAGTGGTACACAACCTATCATGCTCATATTATTAATACCATTTAGTTTTATAGCAGTAGCATGGGGACACTGGATTCACGGTTTTCCAGTAAACATTCTTTCCATGTTGGGTATTATTGCATTGATAGGGATTATGGTAAATGATGGATTGGTTTTGATAGGTAAATTTAATTCTTTGATAAAAAGTGGTTTACAATTTGACGAGGCACTTTTTGAAGCTGGTAAAAGCAGGTTTAGAGCCATATTTTTAACTTCGTTGACAACTGTCGCTGGTCTTGCGCCACTATTACTTGAGAAAAGTCGTCAAGCACAATTTCTAAAGCCTATGGCTATTTCCATTTCTTACGGAATTGGAATCGCAACCTTGTTGACTTTACTTTTATTGCCCTTGTTTTTAAGTTTTGGAAACAATATTAAAGTATGGATTCATTGGTTGAAAACTGGAGAAAAAATAGAAAAAACTGAGGTAACTAGCATTGCCAAAGAGCAACAAGCACTAGAAGAATATGAAAATGAGTAA
- a CDS encoding efflux RND transporter periplasmic adaptor subunit, with protein sequence MRKVILSILAVILILGAAFGAKMIIDSKTAPKPKVKKDIKIVSTDTIQNTKIPIIIPANGNLEAKKRVELFAEVTGVFRPTGKLFRTGQNYRAGETIILIDNTEFYAQVRSSRSNLNNQITSLMPDLRLDYPESYPQWLDYLNSLDTDRTIPKLPEPKNDKEKYFITGRNIYTTYYNIKNLENRLTKFRITAPFNGILTEAMVSEGTLVRNGQQLGEFIQSGTFEIQVAISADFSDLLEIGKQVELSNISGTKNYTGKVTRINGKVDQSTQTITTVIEVSHPDLKEGMYLTANLQAQEVEKAISIDRSLLQEGNQIFTVEEGKLALTDVTPVHFSDKKVVLKGLKDGTVIIIKSVPGAYEGLIVKTEKQAREEKEKESNDAQSE encoded by the coding sequence ATGCGCAAAGTAATACTATCTATTCTCGCTGTTATATTAATTTTGGGTGCTGCATTTGGTGCAAAAATGATTATTGACAGCAAAACTGCTCCGAAGCCAAAAGTCAAGAAGGATATTAAAATAGTATCTACTGATACGATTCAAAATACTAAGATTCCTATTATAATTCCTGCAAATGGTAATCTTGAAGCAAAGAAACGAGTAGAGTTGTTTGCAGAAGTTACTGGTGTTTTTAGGCCTACAGGTAAATTGTTTAGAACCGGACAAAATTATCGCGCTGGTGAGACCATCATTCTTATCGATAATACAGAGTTTTATGCACAAGTAAGAAGTTCAAGAAGTAACCTTAATAATCAAATCACGTCGTTAATGCCAGATTTAAGACTGGATTATCCAGAATCCTATCCACAATGGTTGGATTATTTAAATTCCCTAGACACTGATCGAACTATTCCAAAACTTCCTGAACCTAAAAATGATAAAGAAAAGTACTTTATTACTGGAAGAAATATTTATACTACTTACTACAATATCAAAAACCTAGAAAACCGACTTACTAAATTTAGAATTACAGCTCCGTTTAATGGTATTTTAACTGAAGCTATGGTAAGCGAAGGAACACTAGTGCGTAACGGGCAACAATTAGGAGAGTTTATCCAAAGCGGTACTTTTGAAATACAAGTTGCCATAAGTGCTGATTTTTCTGATTTGCTTGAAATAGGAAAGCAAGTGGAGTTGAGCAATATTTCTGGCACTAAAAATTATACAGGAAAAGTGACGCGTATTAACGGTAAAGTAGATCAATCTACTCAAACCATTACCACCGTTATTGAGGTGTCGCATCCTGATCTTAAAGAAGGAATGTACCTTACGGCAAATTTACAAGCTCAAGAGGTTGAAAAAGCTATCTCTATAGACCGCAGTTTGCTTCAAGAAGGGAATCAAATTTTTACTGTTGAAGAAGGAAAGCTAGCGCTTACTGATGTTACTCCAGTTCATTTTTCTGATAAAAAGGTAGTTCTCAAAGGACTTAAAGATGGAACTGTTATCATAATTAAATCAGTTCCTGGCGCATATGAAGGCCTTATTGTTAAGACCGAAAAACAAGCAAGAGAAGAAAAAGAAAAGGAATCTAACGACGCTCAATCAGAATAA
- a CDS encoding ABC-F family ATP-binding cassette domain-containing protein: MLNVHDLHVSFGGEPLFEEITFRLNAGNRVGLIGKNGAGKSTLLKVISGDIAHDQGNIAIEKDMSIGFLRQDIDFEKGRTVLEEAYTAFAKARTIESQIEQINEELATRTDYESDSYSKLIEDIGDLNHEYEIIGGYQYKGETEKILKGLAFKPEQFNKLTDELSGGWRMRIELAKLLLEKHDILLLDEPTNHLDIDSILWLESFLQTYPGAVVIVSHDKMFLDNVTNRTIEISLGRIYDYPKPYTKFLALRAEMREQQEATFKNQQKEIERTEKLIQKFKAKASKATMAQSLVKKLDRMDVVEIEQTDNAAMNINFATSIQPGKIVLDIENISKSYGDKKVLEDVGLSLERGKRVAFVGQNGMGKSTLAKIIVGDVKAQGNVNLGHNVQLGYFAQNQAEYLDGEKTVLDTMLDAATDNNRVKVRDMLGSFLFRGDEAEKKVKVLSGGERNRLALCKLLLQPFNVLIMDEPTNHLDIQSKNVLKAALVKFDGTLIVVSHDREFLQGLTELVYEFRDHKLNLYLGDIDYYLDQRKAEDMRAIEKVEVKKDDTLSRKRDPQKQQLSYEDQKKQKSLNNRLSKAESKINELEKKISKLDAELAANYDELAQKEGFFDGYQSKKKELEDWMTKWENISEELENFDS; encoded by the coding sequence ATGCTCAACGTTCACGATTTACATGTTAGTTTCGGTGGAGAACCGTTATTTGAAGAGATTACATTTAGGCTCAATGCGGGCAATCGCGTAGGTCTCATCGGTAAAAATGGTGCCGGAAAATCTACGCTTCTTAAAGTGATTTCTGGTGATATTGCTCACGACCAAGGTAATATTGCTATAGAAAAGGATATGAGCATAGGTTTCCTGAGACAAGATATTGATTTTGAAAAAGGTCGTACGGTGCTGGAGGAAGCTTATACCGCTTTCGCGAAAGCGAGAACCATAGAGTCACAAATCGAGCAAATAAATGAAGAGTTAGCCACTAGAACAGACTATGAGTCAGATTCCTATTCAAAACTCATAGAAGATATAGGAGATCTCAACCATGAATATGAAATAATAGGTGGTTACCAATACAAAGGAGAAACCGAGAAAATACTTAAAGGACTTGCGTTCAAACCAGAGCAGTTTAATAAATTAACTGACGAGCTTTCTGGTGGATGGCGCATGAGAATTGAGCTGGCTAAATTACTACTTGAAAAACACGATATTCTATTACTGGATGAGCCTACTAACCACTTAGATATCGATTCTATTCTCTGGTTAGAATCTTTTTTGCAAACCTATCCAGGTGCTGTGGTGATTGTAAGTCACGATAAAATGTTTCTCGATAACGTGACTAACCGTACAATTGAAATAAGTCTAGGCCGCATTTATGATTACCCAAAGCCTTACACTAAGTTCCTTGCCCTAAGAGCAGAAATGCGCGAACAACAAGAAGCCACTTTTAAGAACCAGCAAAAGGAAATTGAGCGTACGGAGAAGCTCATCCAAAAATTCAAAGCCAAAGCTAGTAAAGCAACCATGGCACAATCGCTGGTTAAAAAACTGGACCGCATGGACGTGGTAGAGATAGAGCAAACAGATAATGCAGCGATGAACATCAACTTTGCGACATCTATCCAGCCTGGGAAAATAGTTTTAGATATTGAAAATATCAGTAAATCTTATGGTGATAAAAAAGTTCTTGAAGATGTAGGTCTTTCTTTAGAGCGTGGTAAACGTGTTGCATTTGTAGGTCAAAATGGAATGGGAAAATCCACGCTGGCCAAAATAATCGTAGGAGATGTAAAAGCGCAAGGAAACGTGAATTTAGGGCATAATGTTCAGCTTGGGTATTTTGCACAAAATCAAGCCGAGTATCTCGATGGTGAGAAAACGGTTTTGGATACCATGCTCGATGCCGCAACCGACAATAATCGTGTCAAGGTGCGCGATATGCTAGGTTCATTTCTCTTTAGAGGTGATGAGGCAGAGAAAAAGGTAAAAGTATTAAGTGGTGGAGAACGCAACAGGCTCGCTTTATGTAAACTGTTATTACAGCCATTTAATGTCTTGATTATGGATGAGCCTACTAACCACTTAGACATTCAGTCTAAAAATGTACTCAAAGCTGCATTAGTAAAATTTGATGGTACTTTAATAGTGGTTTCTCACGATAGGGAATTTTTACAAGGTCTTACAGAGTTGGTTTATGAATTCCGCGATCATAAGCTCAATTTATATTTAGGTGATATCGATTATTATCTTGATCAAAGAAAGGCTGAGGACATGAGAGCCATTGAGAAGGTAGAAGTGAAGAAGGATGATACGCTTTCGCGAAAGCGAGATCCTCAGAAACAGCAACTTTCCTACGAAGATCAAAAAAAGCAAAAATCACTTAATAACCGGCTCTCTAAAGCAGAATCTAAAATTAATGAACTAGAGAAAAAGATTTCTAAACTCGATGCAGAGCTTGCCGCAAACTATGACGAGCTAGCCCAAAAGGAAGGATTCTTTGACGGTTATCAGTCTAAAAAGAAAGAATTAGAAGACTGGATGACTAAGTGGGAAAACATTTCTGAGGAGCTAGAAAATTTTGATAGTTAG
- a CDS encoding DUF983 domain-containing protein → MLKGTKLYSIFTGTCPVCQNESMYTSSNLYNPKKTQEMRERCSHCDTKYKIEPSFFYGSMYVSYGVGVAIAMVAFAVTYFLLDLSRWNIFLVITFISIFSLPIVIRISRNIWINIFMDYDKEKAKRS, encoded by the coding sequence ATGCTAAAAGGAACTAAATTATACAGCATTTTTACAGGAACCTGCCCTGTATGTCAAAATGAATCCATGTATACGAGTAGTAATTTGTACAATCCTAAGAAAACTCAGGAAATGAGAGAAAGGTGCAGTCACTGTGATACTAAATACAAGATTGAACCTAGCTTTTTCTATGGTTCAATGTACGTGAGTTATGGAGTAGGTGTTGCTATTGCAATGGTTGCTTTTGCAGTTACTTATTTCTTACTCGACCTTTCTAGATGGAATATCTTTCTTGTGATTACCTTCATTTCTATATTTAGTCTTCCTATAGTTATACGCATCAGTCGTAATATCTGGATCAATATTTTTATGGATTACGATAAAGAAAAGGCGAAGAGGAGTTAG
- a CDS encoding NAD(P)/FAD-dependent oxidoreductase — protein MALKDLKTDFDIIVVGSGIAGCSLAWQWHLNGKSVLLVGDGKKGSSSVAAGVYNPTILKRFTSVWKAGEQLDYLNSFYPLIEEKVASKFLHPIEILRRLHDEREVKTWQKKSQRPELKPFMSHDIFPYDNAAIEAPFNYGKVSGTGWVDTIGYMKLSRKYFLYQNNFLEEEFDYNELVHSKDSVKYKIYHASKIIFSEGFKMTANPFFSDLPLQGNKGEVLTVKIPGLQLDYIIKSSVFLMPYIDDLFWVGATYNRDELSDMPTDEAKTFLISRLERFLKLPYEIVDHKHGIRPTTKDRRPFVGAHKDFPNYMVFNGMGSRAVLMAPWAAKQLFDSLYNNQPLNEEININRFNNN, from the coding sequence TTGGCATTAAAAGATTTGAAAACAGATTTTGACATTATAGTAGTAGGTTCTGGTATTGCCGGTTGTTCGCTTGCATGGCAATGGCATTTGAATGGGAAATCGGTATTATTAGTAGGTGATGGAAAGAAAGGTTCTTCTTCAGTCGCGGCTGGAGTGTATAACCCAACTATTTTGAAAAGATTTACCTCTGTTTGGAAAGCTGGAGAGCAATTAGATTATTTGAATAGCTTTTACCCTTTAATTGAAGAAAAGGTCGCTTCCAAATTCTTACATCCTATTGAAATTCTTAGAAGATTACATGATGAACGCGAGGTTAAAACATGGCAAAAAAAATCTCAACGTCCCGAATTGAAACCTTTCATGTCTCATGATATTTTTCCTTATGACAATGCTGCGATAGAAGCTCCTTTTAATTATGGAAAAGTTTCTGGAACTGGTTGGGTGGATACTATAGGATATATGAAGCTTTCAAGAAAGTATTTTTTATATCAGAATAATTTCTTAGAAGAAGAGTTCGATTACAATGAGCTAGTTCATTCAAAAGATTCTGTAAAGTATAAAATTTATCATGCTTCTAAAATTATATTTTCTGAAGGTTTTAAAATGACAGCAAATCCTTTCTTTAGTGACCTTCCACTTCAAGGAAATAAAGGTGAGGTATTGACGGTTAAAATTCCAGGATTACAATTAGATTACATTATTAAGTCTTCTGTTTTCTTGATGCCTTATATTGACGACCTTTTCTGGGTAGGTGCCACCTATAACAGAGATGAGTTGTCAGACATGCCAACAGATGAAGCCAAAACTTTTCTCATTTCACGGTTAGAGCGTTTTTTAAAGTTGCCTTATGAAATAGTAGATCATAAGCACGGCATACGACCTACAACAAAGGATCGAAGACCTTTTGTAGGTGCGCACAAAGATTTTCCTAATTATATGGTGTTTAATGGTATGGGAAGTCGTGCAGTCCTTATGGCACCATGGGCAGCAAAGCAGCTATTTGATTCTCTTTATAATAATCAGCCGCTCAACGAAGAAATCAATATCAATAGGTTTAACAATAACTAA